One genomic segment of Ricinus communis isolate WT05 ecotype wild-type chromosome 5, ASM1957865v1, whole genome shotgun sequence includes these proteins:
- the LOC8279132 gene encoding periodic tryptophan protein 1 homolog: MIAAVSWVPKGVSKSVPAVAEPPSKEEIEEMINSGALDRGEDSGSEKDDENMEIDNSKQNNEVDQALAVADALGRAPKSTIKFDDITEGLKELDMDNYDEEDEGIELFSTGLGDLYYPSNEADPYLNDNDDEDSEDLEDMTINPKDAVIVCARNEDEFSHLEVWIIEESDDGDSNMYVHHDIILSAFPLCTAWLDCPLKGAEKGNFIAVGSMEPSIEIWDLDIVDEVQPSVVLGGVAEKKKKKKGKKTSIKYKEGSHTDSVLGLAWNKQFRNILASASADKQVKIWDVATGKCDITMEHHTDKVQAVAWNYHEPQVLLSGSFDHSVVLKDGRIPTHPGFKWYVTADVESLAWDPHNTHSFVVSLEDGTVQGFDIRTAKTDSTSDSKPSFTLHAHDKAVCTVSYNPSVPNLLATGSTDKMVKLWDLSNNQPSCVASKDPKAGGIFSISFSEDSPFSLAIGGSKGKLQVWDISSDAGVSRRFMNSSKQNGPHPGT; this comes from the exons ATGATAGCAGCAGTTTCATGGGTGCCCAAAGGGGTTTCAAAGTCTGTTCCAGCAGTGGCTGAGCCACCTTCCAAAGAGGAAATTGAAGAGATGATAAACTCTGGTGCTTTAGATAGAGG TGAAGATAGTGGGAGTGAGAAGGATGATGAAAATATGGAAATTGATAATTCCAAGCAGAATAATGAAGTCGATCAAGCATTAGCTGTAGCAGATGCACTTGGTAGAGCTCCCAAGTCAACCATTAAATTTGATGACATCACCGAGGGTCTTAAAGAGCTTGATATGGATAATTATGATGAGGAGGATGAGG GCATTGAGTTATTCAGCACTGGACTTGGGGACCTTTACTACCCTAGCAATGAGGCAGATCCCTATCTTAATGATAATGAT GATGAAGATTCAGAAGATCTTGAGGACATGACCATTAACCCAAAGGATGCAGTCATAGTTTGTGCTCGTAATGAGGATGAATTCAGTCACCTTGAG GTTTGGATAATTGAGGAATCAGATGACGGTGATTCAAACATGTATGTTCACCATGATATTATTCTATCAGCGTTCCCCCTTTGTACAGCATGGCTTGATTGTCCACTTAAAGGGGCAGAAAAAG GAAACTTCATAGCTGTTGGCTCAATGGAACCATCAATTGAAATATGGGACCTGGACATT GTTGATGAAGTGCAACCATCCGTAGTTTTAGGTGGTGTCGctgaaaagaagaagaagaaaaaaggaaagaag ACATCAATTAAATACAAAGAAGGAAGTCACACTGATTCTGTACTTGGCCTTGCCTGGAACAAACAGTTCAG GAATATACTTGCCAGTGCTAGTGCTGACAAGCAAGTTAAAATTTGGGATGTGGCTACTGGAAAATGTGATATTACTATGGAGCATCACACTGACAAG GTACAAGCAGTTGCTTGGAATTATCATGAGCCGCAAGTTCTTCTCAGTGGATCTTTTGATCATTCAGTGGTCCTG AAGGATGGGAGGATACCTACACATCCTGGTTTTAAATGGTATGTCACAGCTGATGTCGAAAGCTTGGCCTGGGATCCCCACAATACTCATTCATTTGTG GTGAGTCTTGAAGATGGTACGGTCCAAGGTTTTGATATCCGGACTGCAAAGACTGATTCAACTTCTGATTCAAAGCCAAGTTTTACACTCCATGCACATGACAAAGCTGTTTGCACAGTCTCCTATAATCCGTCTGTGCCTAAT CTTCTTGCAACAGGATCTACAGATAAAATG GTAAAACTTTGGGATTTGTCAAACAACCAACCATCATGTGTAGCGTCAAAGGATCCTAAGGCT GGGGGTATCTTTTCAATTTCCTTCTCAGAAGACAGCCCGTTCTCACTCGCTATAGGAGGTTCAAAGGGCAAACTGCAA GTCTGGGACATATCATCAGATGCAGGGGTCTCAAGAAGATTTATGAACTCCAGCAAGCAGAATGGACCTCATCCGGGGACTTGA
- the LOC8279131 gene encoding probable glutathione S-transferase, producing MAAGQEEVKLFGGWYSPFVYRVEVALKIKGIPYEVVEEDVTNKSKLLLKVNPVYKKIPVLFHNGKSICESLLILEYIDETWKHNPILPQDPYEKAMARFWAHFFNDKFTRAIMVILTGTIEERKQKEVEKAMAALTVLEGQLKAKGKTFFGGDRIGYVDIVLGWIPRWVGAVEEIASVKIHDPEKFPLIDKWMLNFVQIPVIKETLPQHDKLVKFLGKIRSTKIAFASAVAVSSKL from the exons ATGGCTGCAGGCCAAGAAGAAGTGAAGCTGTTTGGAGGTTGGTACAGTCCATTTGTTTACAGGGTGGAGGTAGCATTGAAGATTAAAGGAATTCCATATGAAGTTGTGGAAGAAGATGTGACCAACAAGAGCAAGCTTCTTCTCAAGGTCAATCCTGTGTACAAGAAGATACCTGTGCTGTTCCATAATGGAAAATCCATTTGTGAATCCCTCCTCATCCTTGAGTACATTGATGAGACTTGGAAGCACAACCCTATATTACCTCAGGATCCTTATGAGAAGGCCATGGCACGCTTTTGGGCTCACTTCTTCAACGACAAG TTTACTCGAGCTATAATGGTAATTCTGACTGGTACCATAGAAGAGCGAAAACAGAAGGAAGTAGAGAAGGCAATGGCAGCACTGACAGTACTTGAAGGGCAGCTCAAGGCCAAGGGTAAGACATTTTTTGGGGGTGACAGAATTGGATATGTTGATATAGTGCTGGGTTGGATCCCCAGATGGGTAGGAGCTGTTGAGGAAATTGCTAGTGTCAAAATACATGACCCTGAAAAATTCCCTCTGATAGATAAATGGATGCTGAATTTTGTCCAGATCCCTGTCATCAAAGAAACCTTGCCTCAACATGACAAGCTGGTAAAATTCCTTGGAAAAATTCGCAGCACTAAAATAGCTTTTGCTTCAGCTGTAGCTGTTTCTAGTAAGTTATGA
- the LOC8279130 gene encoding dehydrin Xero 1, which yields MEHYQNQYGAVPYTDEYGNPMHHNGAAGTYTGALEAGAGFGVGHHKEHHGITGKLHRSGSLSSSSSSEDEGHGGRRKKGLMEKIKEKLPGHKEDRSQVTSTTTPGGYNSTGEHHHGKRGIIDKIKEKFTGGHHHHNEPRHSEHQNY from the exons ATGGAACATTATCAAAACCAATATGGTGCTGTACCCTACACAGACGAATATGGCAACCCAATGCATCATAATGGTGCCGCTGGCACCTATACTGGAGCACTAGAGGCTGGCGCCGGCTTTGGGGTTGGACATCACAAGGAGCACCATGGAATTACCGGCAAGCTTCACCGTTCTGGAAGCTTATCCAGCTCTAGTTCC TCAGAAGATGAGGGACATGGTGGGAGAAGGAAGAAAGGGCTGATGGAGAAGATAAAAGAGAAGCTTCCAGGCCATAAAGAAGATCGATCGCAGGTGACCTCTACTACTACACCAGGTGGTTACAATTCCACAGGGGAGCACCATCATGGAAAGAGAGGAATAATAGACAAGATTAAGGAAAAGTTTACTGGAGGGCACCATCATCACAACGAGCCCCGCCACTCAGAGCACCAGAACTACTAG
- the LOC8279129 gene encoding dehydrin Xero 1 — MAEFQHQYGEVRYDKYGNPVPQTDQYGNPISHSGSTDVYGVGQQHHQGQGITGELHRSGGSSSSSEEDDEHGGRRKKGLKEKIKEKLPGHKKDRPHATSTTTPGGYSSAEQHGHEKKGVMEKIKEKLPGGHRDEQQQHYPEQNIQHRNY, encoded by the exons ATGGCGGAATTCCAGCACCAATATGGTGAAGTTCGCTATGACAAATACGGTAACCCAGTTCCCCAAACAGATCAGTATGGCAACCCAATCAGTCACTCTGGTAGTACCGACGTGTACGGCGTTGGACAGCAGCACCACCAGGGCCAGGGAATTACCGGCGAGCTTCACCGTTCTGGTGGCTCATCCAGCTCT tcagaagaagatgatgaacaTGGTGGGAGAAGGAAGAAAGGACTGAAGGAAAAGATAAAGGAGAAGCTTCCTGGCCATAAAAAAGATAGGCCCCATGCGACCTCTACTACTACACCAGGTGGCTACAGTTCAGCAGAACAACACGGTCATGAGAAGAAGGGGGTAATGGAAAAGATCAAGGAGAAGCTTCCCGGCGGTCACCGCGACGAACAACAGCAGCACTACCCTGAGCAGAACATACAGCATCGTAACTACTAG
- the LOC8279127 gene encoding uncharacterized protein LOC8279127, with protein MGTLGLCCSVHSLHCLFLIVSVIIVQAFGTASIIVPNSSCYVLDNSSRLVDFSSWIGQHFEYEEKENTDLVVRFCKDVEKRSQTGYVDFGRFDKFNYFTAGSGHANFIQGFYNGDLVNCELSYDKLGRTAQVNIICGNCLDGRCKGGLGCICNVTYESDCRVVVDLSVPCEKPGPRVFEGFTVGFHPRSWEIVYNGFTQLGYEKSHLDFSFSTEQTHVTLYMTAIASVSTLVQKPIIKVLPEKGLEVRLSGSGATGTPPTTLSPTMLILEWTCQEVRHAPYEVNVTIPIEGYEPVQFFLAKMCERRQVQGEDSRRGWAIFGVLSCIFFVSTTLFCCAGFIYKTRVEHLRGIDALPGMTVVSACLEIASGEGNGYPRAEDINSGYSRAESSWEQPSASAQGTWRTSEKKYGSI; from the exons ATGGGGACTCTAGGATTATGTTGTTCTGTTCATTCTTTACATTGCTTATTCTTAATAGTCTCAG TTATTATAGTACAGGCATTTGGGACTGCATCAATTATTGTACCCAATTCCAGTTGCTATGTTCTTGATAATTCTAGTCGCCTCGTAGATTTT AGCAGCTGGATTGGGCAGCATTTTGAGTATGAAGAAAAG GAAAATACCGACTTAGTGGTTCGATTTTGCAAAGACGTTGAGAAACGATCACAAACG GGATATGTGGATTTTGGTcgatttgataagttcaacTATTTCACTGCTGGTTCAGGACATGCTAATTTTATTCAG GGTTTTTACAATGGTGATCTGGTCAATTGTGAGCTTAGTTATGACAAACTGGGACGTACGGCTCAG GTCAATATCATATGTGGAAATTGTTTAGATGGACGATGCAAAG GTGGACTTGGATGCATATGCAATGTTACTTACGAGTCAGATTGCAG AGTTGTTGTTGACCTTTCTGTTCCATGTGAGAAACCAGGCCCACGAGTATTTGAAGGCTTCACTGTTGGATTTCATCCGCGATCGTGGGAAATT GTTTATAATGGCTTTACTCAACTAGGTTACGAAAAGTCTCACCTGGACTTCAG CTTCAGCACTGAACAAACTCATGTTACCCTTTATATGACTGCAATTGCTTCTGTTTCTACTTTGGTGCAAAAACCCATTATAAAG GTTCTTCCAGAGAAAGGACTAGAGGTTAGGTTATCAGGCTCAGGTGCCACTGGGACTCCACCTACAACTTTGTCACCTACAATGTTAATTCTGGAATGGACAT GTCAGGAGGTCCGTCATGCACCATATGAAGTTAATGTCACAATCCCAATAGAGGGTTATGAGCCTGTTCAGTTTTTTCTTGCAAAAATGTGTG AACGCAGACAGGTTCAGGGGGAAGACTCAAGACGAGGATGGGCGATATTTGGGGTTCTATCTTGCAT ATTCTTTGTCTCAACAACACTCTTTTGTTGTGCGGGATTTATATACAAGACACGTGTGGAACACCTG CGGGGGATTGATGCGTTGCCAGGCATGACAGTAGTATCTGCGTGCTTAGAAATT GCAAGTGGTGAAGGGAATGGGTACCCACGAGCAGAAGACATCAACAGCGGCTACTCACGAGCAGAATCCTCCTGGGAACAACCTTCAGCTTCTGCTCAAGGAACATGGAGAACAAGTGAAAAGAAATACGGTTCAATTTAA
- the LOC8279126 gene encoding peroxidase 72, whose product MAQCMSLFLVLTLLGSAPLCLCWKSNGGYLYPQFYDHSCPNAQQIVKSVVAKAVAKEARMAASLLRLHFHDCFVKGCDASILLDSSGSIISEKGSNPNRNSARGFEVIDEIKAAIEKECPETVSCADILALAARDSTVLAGGPSWEVPLGRRDSRGASLSGSNNNIPAPNNTFQTILTKYKLQGLNVVDLVALSGSHTIGNARCTSFRQRLYNQSGNGQPDYTLDQSYAAQLRTNCPRSGGDQNLFFLDFASPTKFDNSYFKNLLASKGLLNSDQVLLTKNEASMELVKNYAENNELFFEQFAKSMIKMGNISPFTGSRGEVRKNCRKINA is encoded by the exons ATGGCTCAATGTATGAGCTTGTTCTTAGTTCTTACTCTCCTTGGCTCTGCTCCCCTTTGCTTATGTTGGAAGAGCAATGGTGGGTACCTTTACCCTCAGTTTTATGACCATTCCTGCCCTAACGCTCAACAGATAGTTAAGTCTGTTGTAGCTAAGGCAGTAGCAAAAGAAGCTCGTATGGCTGCCTCATTACTTAGGCTTCATTTTCATGACTGCTTTGTCAAG GGTTGTGATGCATCAATACTGTTAGACAGCAGTGGAAGCATAATCAGTGAGAAGGGTTCTAATCCAAACCGAAACTCAGCTCGAGGATTTGAAGTAATCGATGAGATCAAAGCTGCAATAGAGAAGGAATGTCCTGAAACTGTATCTTGTGCTGATATTTTAGCCTTAGCTGCTAGAGACTCCACAGTTCTT GCTGGAGGACCAAGCTGGGAAGTTCCATTGGGAAGAAGGGATTCTAGAGGCGCTAGCTTGAGTGGTTCTAACAACAACATTCCTGCTCCAAACAACACATTTCAAACAATTCTCACTAAGTACAAGCTTCAGGGCCTCAATGTTGTCGATCTTGTAGCACTATCTG GAAGCCACACAATCGGAAATGCTAGATGCACCAGCTTCAGGCAGAGGCTGTACAATCAGTCTGGTAATGGGCAACCTGATTATACACTTGATCAATCATATGCTGCTCAATTGCGCACCAACTGCCCAAGATCTGGAGGCGATCAAAACCTGTTTTTCTTGGACTTTGCAAGTCCAACAAAGTTTGATAACAGCTACTTCAAGAACCTACTTGCTTCAAAGGGCCTGTTGAATTCTGACCAAGTTCTCCTGACAAAGAATGAAGCATCCATGGAACTGGTCAAGAATTATGCTGAGAACAATGAGCTCTTCTTCGAGCAGTTTGCTAAGTCAATGATCAAGATGGGAAATATCTCTCCATTCACAGGTTCAAGGGGAGAGGTGAGAAAAAATTGCAGGAAAATTAATGCTTAA
- the LOC8279125 gene encoding uncharacterized protein LOC8279125, producing MCADEDSGIDEAESAALVTISGTSYRVKEELAPIISSIINHHGFIAANHLIKSPEGRSMAFDTCLDVSWLQRRVEDILEAKKLIKQSSTLKEKRDRIHQVIKEKKIKLKELQQKVNLAQKELEIEQAEAENIKSIISNAKAKVKYFVDHLPFDGLF from the exons ATGTGCGCTGATGAGGATTCTGGTATAGATGAGGCAGAATCTGCTGCCCTGGTCACAATCTCAGGAACTTCATATAGAGTGAAGGAAGAATTGGCTCCTATTATCAGCAGTATTATTAATCACCATGGATTCATAGCTGCAAATCATCTTATTAAGTCACCAGAGGGTCGTTCTATGGCATT TGATACATGTTTGGATGTCAGCTGGCTCCAGCGAAGAGTGGAAGACATCTTAGAGGCAAAGAAGTTGATCAAGCAGTCTTCCACCTTGAAGGAGAAGAGGGATAGAATCCATCAAGTCATCAAAGAGAAGAAGATTAAGCTAAAAGAACTTCAACAAAAAGTGAATTTAGCACAGAAGGAATTGGAAATTGAGCAAGCTGAGGCTGAAAATATTAAGTCAATTATCTCAAATGCTAAGGCCAAAGTGAAGTACTTTGTTGATCATCTACCATTTGATGGCCTCTTCTGA